One genomic segment of Pedobacter endophyticus includes these proteins:
- a CDS encoding DUF262 domain-containing protein codes for MSSTIIIEESQFQIISELIGLGIPDSFVLRINKMKGSGNGEAKLFLGYEGEKLTDFFGTRGFTANCFLLKEDLIEFHNISRKEYFNPTQDYQEKERLELIWENKKDKLQALPNIIDFQIVDQTQISGTRIYVNSNDLGYSLLREIPLPIVSHINILKLLNDAENEIKYQFILRSDYENDIEIEEQVIEKDSENDPFDPELISIDTRKLTMETLLRRLRQGTINLNPDFQRNEVWTLEKKCQLIESLMLKIPLPMFYVSADDRNNYTVVDGLQRLSTMRDYLIDNKFTLQKLEFWGDQFNGKSLQDLPTHIENRILETEFTFTVINPGTPDVVKRNIFKRVNRGGAPLTDQEIRHALYSGISTEFLKQLSKNDTFKKATDGSIRDNRMLDREFILRLLAFIVRDYTSYPKNGNMDVFLSNTLQILNYLPNVDSQAATKHLKDINLTSIKPLDLSQLTSVFEKAMTRGAKIFGEHAFRKSYLGKRRTPVNKALFEVWGTILSEISDDEFRVLVSNRQRFLNEYSNTYLKNYNFDEIISRNALKQSSVIERHSKLRELVNRYTND; via the coding sequence ATGAGTTCAACAATTATTATTGAAGAGTCCCAATTTCAAATCATATCTGAATTAATAGGCTTAGGTATTCCTGATTCATTCGTTTTACGAATTAATAAAATGAAAGGCAGTGGCAACGGCGAGGCAAAACTGTTTCTCGGTTACGAGGGTGAAAAATTGACTGATTTTTTTGGAACGAGGGGTTTTACTGCGAATTGCTTCTTGTTAAAAGAAGATTTAATTGAGTTTCATAACATAAGCAGGAAGGAATATTTCAATCCAACTCAGGATTATCAAGAGAAAGAAAGACTTGAATTGATTTGGGAAAATAAAAAGGATAAACTACAAGCACTACCAAATATTATCGATTTTCAAATTGTTGACCAAACGCAAATTAGCGGGACAAGAATATATGTTAATTCTAACGATTTAGGATACAGTCTATTACGTGAAATTCCTCTTCCCATAGTTTCGCACATAAATATCCTTAAATTACTAAATGACGCAGAAAATGAGATTAAATATCAATTCATTTTAAGATCGGATTATGAAAATGATATAGAAATTGAAGAACAGGTTATTGAAAAGGATAGTGAAAATGACCCTTTTGATCCTGAACTCATTTCTATAGATACCAGAAAATTAACGATGGAGACCTTACTGCGTAGATTAAGACAAGGAACCATAAATCTAAACCCTGATTTTCAAAGAAATGAAGTTTGGACATTAGAAAAAAAATGTCAACTTATAGAATCATTGATGCTAAAAATTCCATTACCAATGTTTTATGTTTCTGCTGACGACAGAAATAATTATACTGTAGTTGATGGCCTACAAAGGTTAAGTACTATGAGAGATTATTTAATCGATAACAAATTTACCTTACAAAAACTTGAATTTTGGGGAGATCAATTCAATGGAAAATCACTGCAAGACTTACCAACCCATATAGAAAACAGGATCTTAGAAACAGAGTTTACCTTTACCGTAATAAACCCTGGAACTCCTGATGTAGTTAAAAGAAATATTTTCAAACGTGTTAATAGAGGTGGTGCGCCATTAACTGATCAAGAAATTCGCCATGCATTATATAGTGGAATCTCTACAGAGTTTTTAAAACAACTATCAAAAAATGATACATTTAAGAAAGCAACTGATGGCTCTATAAGAGATAATAGAATGCTAGATAGAGAATTTATTCTAAGATTATTGGCGTTTATAGTAAGAGATTATACTAGTTATCCCAAAAATGGAAATATGGATGTCTTTTTAAGTAATACGTTGCAAATATTAAATTATCTTCCGAATGTCGACTCACAAGCAGCCACTAAGCATCTTAAAGATATCAATCTTACGTCAATAAAGCCACTAGATTTGTCACAGCTTACTTCAGTTTTTGAAAAGGCTATGACAAGGGGAGCGAAAATTTTTGGTGAGCATGCATTTAGAAAAAGTTATCTTGGAAAAAGGAGAACGCCAGTTAACAAAGCTTTATTTGAAGTATGGGGAACTATATTGTCTGAAATTTCAGATGATGAATTCAGAGTGTTAGTTTCAAACAGACAAAGATTTTTGAATGAGTACAGTAACACATACCTTAAAAATTACAACTTTGATGAGATAATTTCGAGAAATGCTTTAAAGCAAAGTTCCGTTATAGAAAGACACTCCAAACTTAGAGAGTTGGTAAACCGTTATACAAATGATTAA
- a CDS encoding AIPR family protein produces MKINGYSVNESGERLQLFIVNEDKLSLAAKPEELMISTKATYEHQFKRVTKFVNKAIKGYLNEGLQLSSPVGALTSKLASSEGADQFDVIEIFLLSASATVETRGSKPQPKKFDFEDEEISISYNRNRDRHSKSILVIKRLIDLNFLYSVEISRGAREVLIIDFQKDFSYQIEAIKAADEENFESYLCVLPATILAELYKRYSTRLLEKNVRSFLQFKGVNAGIRETIRLNPEKFIAFNNGITITSTGKQTKEENGKTFITSLTDFQIVNGGQTTASIFFTRKDGFSVDNVKVMAKINIAKNMSEHGLDDLISKISRFSNSQTKVSTVDLGSRNPQLTKIKSLSDSVMMPSGKKWFFEKSKGEFNTLVRMGGKAEKDFPKEVRFSKEQLGKYYTAWGDQPYMVKKGGDKVFKHFIDAISGDENGKGIVAIDRNFYEMLISRVILFRKMEDIYGAGKIAIGQIRSAVVPYCISILYDWIDGSKNGKVFDFGKLWLKESLGDDLATFMKEMMKLMNDLIKKYAASDDYAEYSKRKELWDNISSSMEIETLMSESNAKKILEKYSIGKDEMKVKLAKKSKQKFADLGDLQHNVMIFTKTADYYKKLGLVISEDISSSQRSKMDHIINCIVNHNDINPEHLDFEREIVHHLQSSNPELFDTIQVPTDLRWQDAFDLVSRIYNRTLEESGNILSAFQRQREIAKIKGAKFYSVYDEIGKLLCEGKCPTIRQIYSVKTTLSTNLQMGL; encoded by the coding sequence TTGAAAATTAATGGCTATTCTGTGAACGAATCCGGGGAAAGACTTCAGTTATTCATTGTGAATGAGGATAAACTAAGCCTTGCTGCAAAACCAGAGGAACTCATGATATCCACAAAAGCTACTTACGAACATCAATTCAAACGGGTGACAAAATTCGTCAATAAAGCGATAAAAGGTTATCTTAATGAAGGATTGCAGTTGTCAAGCCCAGTTGGCGCTCTAACCTCCAAACTTGCTTCATCTGAAGGTGCCGATCAATTTGACGTTATCGAAATTTTTCTTCTATCGGCATCGGCAACAGTTGAAACCCGCGGAAGTAAACCGCAACCAAAAAAGTTTGATTTCGAGGATGAAGAAATAAGTATCAGCTATAATCGAAATCGAGACAGGCACAGCAAAAGCATTCTAGTCATTAAAAGACTCATTGACTTAAATTTCCTGTATTCCGTAGAGATATCCCGAGGAGCAAGGGAAGTACTAATTATAGACTTTCAAAAGGACTTTTCTTATCAAATAGAAGCCATTAAAGCTGCTGATGAAGAAAACTTTGAGTCTTACCTTTGCGTCCTCCCCGCGACTATCCTTGCAGAACTGTACAAACGGTATAGTACAAGGCTACTGGAAAAGAACGTAAGGTCCTTTTTGCAGTTTAAGGGCGTTAATGCCGGGATCAGGGAAACGATAAGGCTGAATCCTGAAAAGTTTATTGCCTTCAACAACGGAATCACCATTACATCGACTGGAAAACAAACTAAGGAAGAAAACGGAAAAACCTTTATAACCTCGCTAACCGACTTTCAGATAGTAAACGGCGGACAGACCACAGCTAGTATCTTCTTTACTAGAAAAGACGGATTTTCGGTTGATAATGTTAAGGTGATGGCTAAAATCAATATTGCCAAGAACATGTCCGAGCACGGCCTGGATGACCTAATTTCGAAAATCAGCAGATTTTCAAACTCACAGACCAAGGTATCAACAGTAGATTTAGGTTCGAGAAATCCGCAGCTGACTAAAATAAAGTCTTTATCAGATAGCGTGATGATGCCGAGTGGAAAAAAATGGTTTTTCGAAAAATCGAAAGGCGAATTCAACACGCTTGTAAGAATGGGCGGGAAGGCAGAAAAAGACTTTCCAAAAGAGGTCAGATTTTCAAAAGAGCAGCTCGGAAAATATTACACGGCTTGGGGCGACCAGCCCTACATGGTGAAGAAAGGAGGCGACAAGGTCTTCAAACACTTTATAGATGCCATCTCGGGGGATGAAAATGGTAAGGGTATAGTGGCGATAGATAGAAATTTCTATGAGATGTTAATTTCAAGGGTTATACTTTTCCGTAAAATGGAAGACATATACGGCGCAGGAAAAATTGCCATAGGTCAAATTAGATCTGCTGTTGTACCCTATTGCATCTCTATACTATATGACTGGATAGATGGAAGCAAAAATGGGAAGGTATTTGATTTTGGAAAACTTTGGCTTAAAGAAAGTTTGGGAGATGATCTTGCCACTTTTATGAAGGAGATGATGAAACTTATGAATGACCTTATAAAAAAATATGCTGCTAGTGATGATTATGCTGAATACTCGAAACGCAAGGAACTTTGGGATAATATTTCATCAAGCATGGAAATTGAAACCTTGATGTCCGAAAGCAACGCTAAAAAAATTCTTGAAAAATACAGTATCGGTAAGGATGAAATGAAAGTAAAACTTGCAAAAAAATCAAAACAGAAATTCGCAGATCTTGGAGATTTGCAACATAATGTAATGATTTTTACCAAAACTGCAGATTACTATAAAAAACTGGGCCTTGTTATTTCCGAAGATATCAGCAGTTCTCAAAGGAGTAAAATGGATCACATAATCAACTGTATCGTAAATCACAACGACATCAACCCTGAGCATTTAGATTTCGAGAGAGAAATCGTTCACCATCTTCAATCGTCGAATCCGGAGCTATTTGATACCATTCAGGTACCAACAGACCTCCGCTGGCAGGATGCGTTCGACCTTGTTAGCCGGATATACAACCGAACCTTAGAGGAGTCAGGAAATATATTATCAGCATTTCAACGACAGAGAGAGATTGCAAAAATTAAAGGAGCTAAATTTTATTCAGTTTACGATGAGATTGGAAAATTACTCTGCGAAGGGAAATGTCCGACTATAAGGCAAATCTACAGCGTTAAAACAACCTTATCGACAAATTTGCAGATGGGCTTATAA
- a CDS encoding PD-(D/E)XK motif protein — protein sequence MRTEQLEQQWLKISADVPENGLNSIRISSSCIPELYLGIDRDGDRNLILSVPKDFKLSFRTIVKENLSIDFFADSHHIVLKLIHQPFSDLFNDLILSLYSKIEKMSTPGEYIQEFIKAFHRWNGFFSGRSSQTLSDEVVKGLFGEMIVLRHELEGSETILTNKILESWKGPYDATHDFENDLNCTEVKTMEYTKTKVRISSEFQLENVPDKTLRLCVVSLRNDDQNGKTISDLIISVRERIYQHGGDLSIFITALSRKGFFGSVQNKYDHLKFTPLRMTLYDCVGELFPKLTPKNLDEGISEVMYSILLSKLEPYKISEHALAWK from the coding sequence ATGAGAACAGAACAACTTGAGCAGCAATGGTTAAAGATTTCGGCCGATGTGCCTGAAAACGGCCTGAATTCCATTAGAATATCCTCCTCCTGCATACCGGAACTATATTTAGGTATTGACAGGGACGGCGACAGAAATTTAATCCTCTCTGTACCTAAAGATTTCAAATTGAGTTTCAGGACTATCGTAAAAGAAAACCTCTCTATAGATTTCTTTGCGGACAGCCATCACATTGTACTTAAATTGATACATCAACCATTCAGCGATCTCTTCAACGACTTGATTTTATCATTGTATTCCAAAATTGAAAAGATGAGCACTCCAGGAGAATATATTCAGGAATTTATTAAGGCATTTCATCGTTGGAATGGATTTTTCAGTGGACGAAGCTCCCAAACCCTCAGCGATGAGGTTGTGAAAGGACTTTTCGGTGAAATGATTGTACTACGACATGAGCTTGAAGGATCCGAAACTATCTTAACAAATAAGATATTGGAAAGCTGGAAGGGGCCGTATGATGCAACACATGATTTTGAAAACGATTTAAACTGCACAGAAGTAAAAACTATGGAGTATACTAAGACAAAAGTCAGAATATCGAGTGAATTTCAGCTCGAAAACGTTCCCGACAAAACGCTTAGGCTTTGTGTTGTGAGCCTGAGGAACGATGACCAAAATGGAAAAACCATATCTGATCTCATCATCTCAGTTCGGGAGCGTATATATCAGCATGGTGGCGACCTTTCAATATTTATTACTGCACTCTCCCGTAAAGGTTTTTTCGGCTCTGTGCAGAACAAATACGATCACCTTAAGTTTACTCCCTTGCGCATGACTTTATATGATTGTGTAGGAGAATTATTCCCTAAATTAACACCAAAAAATTTAGATGAAGGCATATCAGAAGTAATGTACAGTATTCTTCTGAGCAAGCTCGAACCGTACAAAATATCCGAACACGCACTCGCATGGAAGTAA
- a CDS encoding Z1 domain-containing protein has protein sequence MNHNNYIEVIKNLISSKAKEHASGAKLDAPFFEALLEKIRESVTTVFRLMGYPELDEVTLNDYFAVALKEYLSVNPIVIEPSHALTKKGFQTWLTSEYLGPKFVWNYTNRYLTMLSKTGRNEKVIKEVEASSLSIVEKMGNPRSTSTFYTRGLVVGSVQSGKTGNFNAVINRSIDLGYGLIIILSGIMEDLRTQTQLRIESDVIGEGLNTETKKNQVKGVGNISRFGKLGGSDVEQVISITSSKSDFNNNLVKADFSLNHTNILVCKKNVSVLKNLLIWLHDYMGEDRNRHDIPFLIIDDEADNASLNNEGKKGREYASKINGHIRALLSLFNKKTYLGYTATPFANVLQDRNPVGEAKWIIDSKITNEDGVLEKRILELEDYLFPDDFIVLLNPPSNYIGAKQIFQTAIEDYQRDKIPLVEVVSDHSPSFPSRVMALEDGSLEVVASYENKKAFDDGNGYESFDDYNSYRRNTRAPSSSDNFPQALPPSLKESIVCFILATAIRESRKKNMIQSALYNPHNTMLVHISRYTAWQNRTLELVKKYLVELKSDLSSDFPRGPESIYAELERLWYKYYAAITESIQNYLPINYDDRFMAPVSFEAIKKYIPDVIREIEVRAINSETKDKLEYNSSSPKKIIAIGGNRLSRGFTLEGLTINYFIRATNYSDTLLQMGRWFGYRPGYLDCCKLFITQDSVDKFNSTTRAIEELEIEFKKMELKGKTPANFVLRVKKHPGTLKITRPSILSGTKEVKWSYQDKLEQTTDFMVSPGNTAQMWAFFRDNIVAKFKWLDSGKGFLITETSPKEIIRILEDEGTHFSREDAMSMVKFIQLCDDKKLLQKWTIAIKSKGQANAIVGKGSLKPEETGLDSEIQLSIRRGPKQPNDLTSNIYRDQFLNALKFAATGRSANIIAAADMSILLSKEEKSQAVEKFRQERMEALLKEHKEMTPQQARAEAEEKTIPERVYREKMSSNEGLMIIYLFDSWYTFLQEKGNEDKAFTELVAKHKVDLDMPIIGTAIGFPPIEPDPGGYYLHGDYGFEEEDDGLDYIEETDSAIPND, from the coding sequence ATGAACCACAATAATTACATCGAGGTTATAAAGAACCTCATCTCCAGCAAAGCTAAGGAGCATGCATCGGGGGCAAAACTCGATGCTCCATTTTTTGAAGCACTTCTTGAAAAAATAAGAGAAAGCGTTACCACTGTTTTCCGCCTGATGGGCTATCCTGAATTGGACGAAGTTACCCTGAATGATTATTTTGCAGTAGCACTCAAAGAATATTTGTCAGTGAATCCCATTGTGATTGAACCAAGCCATGCTTTGACAAAAAAAGGTTTCCAAACTTGGCTGACTTCTGAGTATCTAGGTCCCAAATTTGTCTGGAACTACACAAACCGTTACCTGACGATGTTGTCCAAGACGGGAAGAAACGAAAAAGTCATAAAAGAAGTTGAAGCCTCAAGTTTATCCATAGTTGAAAAAATGGGTAACCCGCGCTCAACATCGACTTTTTATACCAGGGGCCTTGTGGTAGGAAGTGTGCAGTCTGGAAAAACAGGTAACTTTAATGCCGTTATTAACCGCTCTATAGATTTAGGTTATGGACTTATCATCATCCTTTCTGGCATAATGGAAGATCTCCGGACTCAAACGCAGCTTAGAATAGAAAGCGATGTTATAGGAGAGGGTCTCAATACTGAAACTAAGAAAAATCAAGTTAAAGGTGTTGGTAATATCAGTAGGTTTGGGAAGCTTGGTGGAAGCGATGTTGAGCAGGTTATTTCAATAACGTCCTCCAAATCCGATTTTAATAATAATCTAGTGAAGGCCGATTTTTCACTGAACCATACAAATATCCTGGTATGCAAAAAGAATGTCAGCGTTCTTAAAAATCTGCTAATCTGGCTTCATGATTATATGGGAGAAGACAGAAACAGACACGATATACCATTTCTCATAATAGATGACGAGGCAGACAATGCGTCGTTAAATAATGAAGGAAAAAAAGGACGTGAATATGCTTCGAAAATAAACGGACACATCCGGGCTCTGCTGAGCCTTTTTAATAAAAAAACCTATTTGGGATATACCGCAACACCATTTGCCAATGTACTTCAGGATCGTAATCCTGTAGGAGAAGCAAAATGGATTATTGATTCTAAAATTACAAATGAAGACGGTGTGCTCGAAAAGCGGATCCTGGAACTTGAAGATTACCTATTCCCAGATGATTTTATCGTATTGCTTAATCCTCCATCTAATTACATTGGAGCCAAACAGATTTTTCAAACGGCTATCGAGGACTACCAGCGTGACAAAATCCCACTTGTAGAAGTAGTTTCTGATCACAGCCCTTCTTTTCCTTCAAGAGTAATGGCGCTGGAAGATGGATCGTTAGAAGTTGTCGCTAGCTATGAAAACAAAAAAGCCTTTGATGATGGAAATGGCTATGAAAGTTTTGACGATTACAACAGCTATCGGAGAAATACTAGGGCTCCCAGCTCATCAGATAACTTCCCACAAGCACTTCCCCCTAGTCTTAAAGAAAGCATTGTCTGCTTCATTCTTGCCACCGCCATTCGTGAAAGCCGCAAAAAAAACATGATTCAGTCTGCGCTTTACAATCCGCACAATACCATGTTGGTTCACATCTCTAGATATACTGCATGGCAGAACAGGACACTTGAACTGGTAAAAAAATATCTAGTCGAATTAAAATCTGATTTGTCTTCAGATTTTCCACGTGGTCCCGAGTCGATATATGCTGAACTAGAAAGATTATGGTATAAATATTATGCTGCAATTACCGAATCCATACAAAACTATCTTCCAATAAACTATGATGACCGCTTCATGGCACCTGTAAGTTTTGAGGCAATAAAAAAATATATCCCCGATGTTATCAGAGAGATAGAGGTAAGAGCTATCAATAGCGAAACAAAAGATAAGCTGGAATACAATAGCTCTTCACCTAAAAAAATCATAGCCATTGGCGGAAACCGTCTATCGAGGGGGTTCACTCTTGAGGGACTTACTATAAATTATTTTATCCGCGCCACTAACTATTCAGATACTCTTCTTCAGATGGGCCGTTGGTTCGGTTATCGTCCAGGATATTTAGACTGCTGTAAATTATTCATTACCCAAGATTCTGTCGATAAATTTAACTCTACAACCAGAGCAATCGAGGAATTGGAGATTGAATTCAAAAAGATGGAACTCAAGGGTAAAACACCTGCCAACTTTGTACTCAGGGTAAAAAAGCATCCAGGGACTTTAAAAATAACACGACCATCGATTCTGAGTGGTACAAAAGAAGTTAAGTGGTCCTATCAGGATAAACTTGAGCAGACCACTGATTTTATGGTGAGTCCAGGAAATACAGCCCAAATGTGGGCATTTTTCAGGGATAACATCGTTGCCAAATTCAAATGGCTAGATTCTGGAAAAGGATTTTTAATCACCGAAACCAGCCCAAAGGAAATCATAAGAATTCTAGAGGACGAAGGAACTCATTTTTCAAGGGAAGATGCGATGAGCATGGTAAAATTTATACAACTTTGCGATGATAAAAAACTTCTTCAGAAATGGACCATAGCTATTAAAAGTAAGGGACAGGCTAATGCAATAGTTGGTAAGGGATCTTTGAAGCCTGAGGAAACCGGACTTGATTCCGAAATTCAACTTAGCATAAGAAGAGGTCCAAAACAGCCTAATGACCTTACCTCAAATATTTACCGCGATCAGTTTTTAAATGCTCTAAAATTTGCAGCAACAGGTCGATCTGCCAATATAATAGCGGCGGCTGACATGAGCATTCTGCTGAGTAAGGAGGAAAAATCTCAGGCAGTTGAAAAATTCAGACAGGAACGTATGGAAGCTCTTTTGAAGGAACACAAAGAAATGACTCCTCAACAGGCAAGGGCTGAAGCGGAAGAAAAGACCATCCCTGAGCGCGTTTACCGAGAAAAAATGAGCTCCAATGAGGGGCTGATGATAATCTATCTCTTCGATTCATGGTATACTTTTCTCCAAGAAAAGGGTAACGAGGATAAAGCTTTCACAGAATTAGTAGCAAAACACAAGGTCGATCTTGACATGCCGATAATCGGCACCGCAATTGGCTTCCCGCCGATTGAGCCTGATCCAGGTGGTTACTATCTGCACGGTGATTATGGATTCGAGGAAGAAGATGATGGTCTCGATTATATTGAAGAAACGGATTCAGCCATTCCTAATGACTAA
- a CDS encoding ATP-binding protein, with protein sequence MQNNHKLQQYEEVSPHPEHLIKSIAEQGYSLETALADLMDNSISASADKIEVLIRMDKEPFTLYLADNGLGMSEECLRTNMRFPSNSPDSTRTDIDLGRFGLGMKTASFSQSRCFSVISREKGATTYTARTWDVKHLRDTGKWQLKINTEAEIMNMLADYQRLSEGHLNPHDNFEANTIVVWKGLYKFENYLESGNRQTALKKEITEVTSDYLSLVFHRFMERRQNRLQIRINNSRIYPFNPFPIQEPDFRPIEFKQRQFRTDIIRMEGFILPSRSISESRQQQSLWTTKNRSLMDMEGIYIYRADRIILFGGWNGLIKKGPRLQLARLRVDVGNSVDDLLHLNVAKSHIVIPHDLKSAFENYINELRIEAEREYYNRGLKKFTGNKKHNTVQLFDRISTNKGAVLKLNPSFALISKLNETMNKEQIALFRLISRMIETTLNSMKHAHQDKEYSGITETDGLEYADLEACIMAFKDNGLSNETIREDIFPSLGFTVSTLPQSIIKLLK encoded by the coding sequence ATGCAAAACAACCACAAACTTCAACAATACGAAGAAGTTAGCCCCCATCCAGAACATTTGATAAAATCAATTGCCGAACAGGGTTATAGCTTGGAAACCGCTTTGGCAGACCTTATGGATAATTCCATCTCTGCTTCGGCAGATAAGATAGAGGTGCTCATAAGAATGGACAAGGAACCATTCACGCTGTATTTGGCAGATAACGGACTGGGTATGAGCGAAGAGTGTCTGCGAACCAACATGCGTTTCCCCAGTAATTCTCCGGATTCAACCAGAACGGATATTGACCTTGGACGCTTTGGGCTGGGTATGAAAACTGCATCGTTTTCCCAAAGCCGATGCTTCTCAGTTATCAGTAGAGAAAAAGGAGCCACCACTTACACCGCAAGAACATGGGATGTCAAACACCTTCGTGATACGGGCAAATGGCAACTTAAAATAAACACTGAAGCAGAAATCATGAATATGCTTGCAGATTATCAGCGGCTGAGTGAAGGACACTTGAATCCACATGATAATTTTGAAGCAAATACCATAGTTGTATGGAAGGGACTGTATAAGTTTGAGAATTACTTGGAAAGCGGCAACAGACAGACGGCGTTAAAAAAGGAAATTACCGAAGTCACCTCTGATTATCTATCACTTGTATTTCACAGGTTTATGGAACGTAGACAAAACCGTCTACAAATTCGTATAAACAACAGTCGGATTTACCCGTTTAATCCCTTTCCGATACAGGAACCCGATTTTAGACCGATTGAATTCAAGCAGCGGCAGTTCCGGACGGATATTATTCGGATGGAAGGTTTTATTCTTCCTTCACGCAGCATCTCGGAAAGCCGGCAACAGCAATCCTTATGGACCACTAAAAACCGCAGTCTTATGGATATGGAGGGCATATATATTTATCGAGCTGATAGAATTATCCTTTTCGGAGGCTGGAACGGGCTTATTAAGAAAGGACCGAGGCTACAGCTTGCCCGGCTCCGGGTTGACGTGGGCAATAGCGTTGATGACCTTCTCCACCTCAACGTAGCCAAGTCGCATATAGTAATTCCGCATGATCTGAAAAGCGCTTTTGAAAATTACATTAACGAATTACGAATAGAGGCAGAACGAGAATATTACAACCGAGGACTAAAAAAATTTACTGGAAATAAAAAACATAATACAGTTCAGCTCTTTGATAGGATATCCACGAACAAAGGCGCCGTTCTTAAACTGAATCCATCCTTTGCCCTGATTAGCAAGCTGAACGAAACGATGAACAAAGAGCAGATAGCACTGTTTCGTCTTATATCAAGAATGATTGAAACAACTCTAAACAGCATGAAGCATGCTCATCAGGATAAAGAATATTCCGGAATCACAGAAACGGACGGTTTGGAGTATGCTGATCTAGAAGCATGTATTATGGCCTTCAAAGATAATGGCCTGTCAAATGAAACTATCAGGGAAGATATATTTCCATCCCTTGGATTTACAGTTAGCACTTTACCCCAATCAATAATTAAGCTCTTAAAATAA
- a CDS encoding very short patch repair endonuclease gives MDGQKKNFLKPSLGDIGIVIPASRSYNMSRIKAKNTKAELRLRKALWAKNIRFRIHPTGVIGKPDIFIAKYHLVIFVDGDFWHGYKWNENKDRIKSNADFWIAKIERNMKRDVNVNLALSQIGFTVMRFWEHQVKSELDKCVNQVVLYIESSKLSLIPDKE, from the coding sequence ATGGATGGTCAAAAAAAAAACTTTTTGAAACCCTCTTTGGGGGATATCGGTATTGTGATCCCTGCCTCGCGGAGTTACAATATGTCTCGTATCAAGGCAAAAAACACCAAGGCTGAACTACGTTTAAGAAAAGCTCTTTGGGCGAAAAATATACGCTTCAGAATTCATCCCACCGGGGTAATCGGAAAACCTGATATTTTTATCGCTAAATATCATTTAGTCATTTTTGTTGATGGCGATTTTTGGCATGGTTACAAGTGGAATGAGAATAAGGATCGTATCAAAAGTAATGCAGATTTTTGGATTGCAAAGATTGAACGAAACATGAAGCGTGATGTAAACGTCAATCTTGCTCTTTCACAAATAGGATTCACAGTTATGCGTTTTTGGGAGCATCAGGTGAAGTCCGAACTTGATAAGTGCGTAAATCAGGTAGTCCTCTACATCGAATCTAGTAAACTAAGTCTTATTCCTGATAAGGAATGA
- a CDS encoding helix-turn-helix transcriptional regulator, translating into MRRVIKQRIKAISLEYLYNNGDKSLAERLIKREETISRWCKNKPQPSLEDLNKIAEFLLMDIRDLLNPSDRSK; encoded by the coding sequence TTGCGGAGAGTTATAAAGCAAAGAATAAAAGCTATATCGCTTGAATACCTTTACAATAATGGCGATAAATCATTGGCAGAACGCCTTATTAAAAGAGAGGAAACTATTTCGCGATGGTGCAAAAACAAGCCTCAACCATCATTAGAAGACCTCAATAAAATTGCGGAATTCCTTCTTATGGATATTAGAGATTTATTAAATCCAAGCGATCGGAGTAAATAA